The proteins below are encoded in one region of Haladaptatus sp. R4:
- a CDS encoding transporter substrate-binding domain-containing protein, producing MHRRTFLRGSGGAIAGLTFAGNASAQGGTIRIGSDIPYRPFEYRTATGELIGFDVDIANAIFKQQLGDNYEFVQTSFDTIIPSLNNGNFRVIMSAMTITPERAKQVDFSDPYFTAYQTVLVLKNSGITKLQDLKGQTVAVQKGTTGEAAAQMLKKQFNGNLTIDSYDQIPDAFSALGNNQAAAVINDNTVNQAFAQQNNQVTLLQGKGAAERQGKKNAPPYLTLTVEDYGIAFRKNDDKLRKQVNGALSTIRNNGTYDKLYNKYFQTSGSGGTTSG from the coding sequence ATGCACAGACGGACCTTTCTCAGGGGGAGCGGCGGAGCTATCGCTGGCCTGACGTTCGCGGGCAACGCGAGCGCACAGGGCGGCACCATCAGAATCGGCTCCGACATCCCGTATCGACCGTTCGAATACCGAACCGCAACCGGGGAGCTCATCGGCTTCGACGTGGACATCGCAAACGCGATTTTCAAGCAACAACTCGGGGACAACTACGAGTTCGTCCAAACGAGCTTCGACACCATCATCCCGAGCCTGAACAACGGAAACTTCCGCGTCATCATGAGCGCGATGACCATCACGCCGGAACGAGCGAAGCAAGTCGATTTCTCGGACCCGTACTTCACGGCGTACCAGACTGTCCTCGTCCTGAAAAACAGCGGCATCACGAAACTACAGGATTTGAAGGGACAGACGGTCGCCGTCCAGAAGGGGACGACCGGCGAGGCTGCCGCCCAGATGCTGAAAAAACAGTTCAACGGCAACCTCACCATCGACAGCTACGACCAGATTCCGGACGCGTTCTCCGCGCTGGGGAACAATCAGGCCGCGGCAGTCATCAACGACAACACGGTCAATCAGGCGTTCGCACAGCAGAACAACCAAGTCACCTTGTTACAGGGGAAGGGCGCGGCCGAACGGCAGGGAAAGAAGAACGCACCGCCGTACCTCACGCTCACCGTCGAGGACTACGGAATCGCGTTCCGGAAGAACGACGACAAACTCAGAAAGCAGGTCAACGGGGCGCTTTCGACCATCCGAAATAACGGGACGTACGATAAACTCTACAACAAGTACTTCCAGACCTCCGGTTCGGGAGGCACGACCAGCGGCTGA